One part of the Streptomyces ferrugineus genome encodes these proteins:
- a CDS encoding MFS transporter, with protein MSVPDTHAGQPRKAAMAAWIGSALEYYDFFIYGSAAALIFPEVFFDESDPATATLLSLATFGVAYAARPIGALFLGHFGDRLGRKKIMVFTLILMGVSTFLIGCLPTRDQVGTLAPALLVLCRVLQGVSAAGEQASANSMTLEHAPPHRRGFFTSFTLSGTQGGQLLATLVFIPIAALPEEQLMAWGWRVPFWMSVAVAVVGYVIRRKLQETPAFEQQAATEGVAKLPLALLMREHWANVLRVVAGALVASVSTIFTVWALSYATSDSVGMDRSAMLWVGALANLVALGAIPLWATLSDRIGRRPVFLIGAAGSAVTMFLYLWAISTGSYPLTLLLGIVAFGVVYSAANGVWPSFYGEMFSTRVRLSGMAIGTQIGFAVAGFAVTFAARIAGPNGDDWSAVALFTAALCVPPVVAALSARETAKVPTERLGERVAREAAERQTVTA; from the coding sequence GTGTCCGTCCCCGACACCCATGCCGGCCAGCCGAGGAAGGCGGCCATGGCTGCCTGGATCGGCAGCGCCCTGGAGTACTACGACTTCTTCATCTACGGCAGCGCGGCCGCGCTGATCTTCCCCGAGGTCTTCTTCGACGAGTCCGACCCGGCCACGGCCACCCTGCTGTCGCTGGCCACGTTCGGTGTGGCGTACGCCGCCCGGCCGATCGGCGCGCTGTTCCTCGGTCACTTCGGTGACCGGCTGGGCCGTAAGAAGATCATGGTCTTCACGCTGATCCTGATGGGCGTGTCGACGTTCCTGATCGGCTGTCTGCCCACCCGCGACCAGGTCGGCACCCTCGCCCCCGCGCTGCTGGTGCTGTGCCGGGTCCTCCAGGGCGTCTCAGCGGCCGGCGAGCAGGCCAGCGCCAACTCGATGACCCTGGAACACGCGCCACCGCACCGGCGCGGCTTCTTCACCAGCTTCACGCTGAGCGGCACCCAGGGCGGGCAGCTCCTGGCCACCCTGGTCTTCATCCCGATCGCCGCGCTGCCGGAGGAGCAGCTGATGGCGTGGGGCTGGCGGGTGCCGTTCTGGATGAGCGTCGCGGTGGCCGTCGTCGGCTATGTCATCCGCCGCAAACTGCAGGAGACACCGGCCTTCGAGCAGCAGGCCGCCACCGAGGGGGTCGCCAAGCTGCCGCTGGCGCTGCTGATGCGGGAGCACTGGGCGAACGTGCTGCGGGTGGTCGCGGGTGCGCTGGTGGCCTCGGTCAGCACGATCTTCACGGTGTGGGCGCTGTCGTACGCCACCAGCGACTCGGTCGGGATGGACAGGTCCGCCATGCTGTGGGTGGGGGCCCTCGCCAACCTGGTCGCGCTCGGCGCGATCCCGCTGTGGGCGACGCTGTCGGACCGCATCGGCCGTCGCCCGGTGTTTCTGATCGGCGCGGCCGGCAGCGCGGTGACGATGTTCCTGTACCTGTGGGCGATCTCCACCGGCTCCTACCCGCTGACCCTGCTGCTTGGCATCGTCGCCTTCGGTGTGGTCTACAGCGCCGCGAACGGCGTGTGGCCCTCCTTCTACGGCGAGATGTTCTCCACCCGGGTCCGGCTGTCCGGCATGGCCATCGGCACCCAGATCGGCTTCGCGGTCGCCGGATTCGCGGTCACCTTCGCCGCGCGGATCGCCGGCCCGAACGGCGACGACTGGTCGGCGGTGGCGCTGTTCACGGCCGCGCTGTGCGTGCCGCCGGTCGTGGCGGCCCTCTCCGCCCGCGAGACGGCGAAGGTACCGACGGAACGGCTCGGCGAGCGCGTGGCCCGGGAGGCGGCCGAACGGCAGACGGTGACGGCCTGA
- a CDS encoding TetR/AcrR family transcriptional regulator: MTSVEEPARANGRIRDAARTKAEILDVATQEFARAGYDGARVDEIAARTRTTKRMIYYYFGGKEQLFTAVLERAYAVIREAEQELDVEHLDPVAAIRRLAELTFDHHEQHPDFIRLVSIENIHGAQHIAASEKLGRIGSPALDVIRRILESGQRSGLFTADVDAVDLHAMISAYCFFRVSNRPTFGALFGRDLVDPARREHYRAMLGDMVIAYLTAERTAD; this comes from the coding sequence GTGACGCCGCCCGCACCAAGGCCGAGATCCTCGACGTCGCGACGCAGGAGTTCGCCCGCGCCGGTTACGACGGCGCCCGCGTGGACGAGATCGCCGCCCGCACCCGCACCACGAAGCGGATGATCTACTACTACTTCGGCGGCAAGGAACAGCTGTTCACGGCCGTGCTGGAGCGGGCGTACGCCGTGATCCGGGAGGCCGAGCAGGAGCTCGACGTCGAGCATCTGGACCCGGTCGCGGCCATCCGCCGGCTGGCCGAGCTGACCTTCGACCACCATGAGCAGCACCCGGACTTCATCCGCCTGGTCAGCATCGAGAACATCCACGGCGCCCAGCACATCGCCGCCTCCGAGAAGCTCGGCAGGATCGGCTCGCCGGCCCTGGACGTGATCCGCCGGATCCTGGAGTCGGGGCAGCGGTCGGGCCTGTTCACGGCCGACGTCGACGCCGTCGACCTGCACGCGATGATCAGCGCCTACTGCTTCTTCCGGGTCTCCAACCGGCCCACCTTCGGCGCCCTGTTCGGCCGTGACCTGGTGGACCCGGCCCGGCGCGAGCACTACCGCGCGATGCTCGGCGACATGGTGATCGCGTATCTGACCGCGGAACGCACCGCGGACTGA